CCTGCCCCCCTTCGCCCGCCGCATCCGGGAGGAGCTGGACATCCCCGTGTTCGACTTCAACTCCATGATCGGCCATGTGGCTATGGCCCTGAGCCTTGTAAAGCTGTATTAAGTGATAAGCAAAAGCGCTCCCTCCACCGATGTGGAGGGAGCGCTTTTTGCGTGTCCCCGGCGTCCCGGCCCAATATGCCGCCGGGCAGCCAAACCGGGCGATCCTCCGAAAAAACAGAGGCCCCTGTTTCCAGAGGACCCCTGTTTTTGGATATGGAATGGATGGATTTTCTCTTTCAAACAAACGCACAAGCAGCCAAGGTATGGTTTACAGGCAGATACCGATGATAATGTAGCCGATGCAGGTGATGACAGCCACAGTCAGAGCGTAGGGCATCTGAGTCTTAACGTGATCCACGTGGTCGGAGCCTGCACCCAGAGAGGACAGGATGGTGGTGTCGGACAGGGGGGAGCAGTGGTCACCGAAGCAGCCGCCGCCCATGACAGCAGCGATGGTGGCGTACACCAGATTGGTAGCCTCACCGCCGGCCATATTGAAGGCCAGCGGCATGGCAATGGGGATCATGATGGCGTACACGCCCCAGCTGGTGCCGGTGAAGAAGGACATGAAGGCGCAGACAGCGAAGGTCAGAGCCAGCAGGGTCACGGGGGTCATCCAGCTCTCGGTGACGCTGATGACGTAGTTGGAGGTACCCAGCGTCTTGGAGATGGCGTTGATGCAGTAGGCCAGAGACAGGATCAGCATAGCGCTGACCACGGACTTGATGCCCTCGGTGGCCACCTGGATCATCTCACGGATGTTGAAGGCCTTCTGGATCAGCAGCACGATGGCCTGATAGACGACGGCCAGCACGAAAGCCTCCAGCGTCTTGGCAGAGCCCATGATGACGTAGGTGCCGATGGTCACGGCGATAACGATCAGAGCGGGGATCAGGAAGTGCAGAATAATGTTGGACTTGAAGCCCTCCTTGGGCTTGATGTTGTCCAGCTCACGGGACAGCATGGGGGTGGATCCGTCGGCCACCACCTTGCCGGTGGTGCGGGCACGCTCCTCGGCCTTCTTCATGGGGCCGTAGTCAGGCAGGAAGCCCAGAGCCACCAGGAAGATCATGACGATGGTCAGGATGCCGTACAGCTGGAAGGGGATGGAGTGGATGACGGCGTCCTGGCCAGCCTCCGCCGTGGCGAAGGTGCCGAAGCCCACCACCAGACCGGCTACATACACGCCCCAAGAGGTGAAGGGGAGGGTGATGCAGACGGGAGCGGAGGTGCAGTCGCACAGCCAGGCCAGCTTCTCACGGGAGACCTTGGCCTTATCGGTGATGGGACGCATCACGTTACCCACGAACAGGGGGGAGAAGTAGTCGGAGAAGAACACCAGAACACCCAGCGCAGCGCCCATGATCTGAGCAATGCGGGGCGTGATGTGAAGCTTCTCATTGAGCTTGTTGGCCACGGCCTCAATGGCGCCGGACTTCTGGAAGAAGGCCACCATGATACCGATGAACACCTCGATACCGATGACCCAGATGAAATCGGCATTGCCCAGAGCACTCTGAATGATGCCGGTGAAGCCGAACAGCAGGTCCTGACCGGTGATGAGCAGACCCACCAGAACGCCGCACAGGATGGAGAACAGGGCTTCTCTCGTAATGAACGCCAGGATAACGGCGATCAGAGCAGGAGCCAGAGAAAGGATACCATAATTATCCATATTTACCTCCTCAAGTTTTCAGGTTGTTTCTCTTTTTCGTGTTGTTGCTTGTGTTGCTTGCGTAGTACCACCGATGAACAAGGGCAGACACGCCTGACAGCGATGGTATAGAAATATAACAGGTCTCCATTCGCCTCGGCCGGGGGGGGGACTTCCACTCTGCGGGGGTTCCCTGCTCCGGCGTCAGGAATCTGACACCGGAGCACCCCGTGTGATGAGGAGTAATGGAAACTGGTTATCAAATAGAGGGTAGTCTAAGAGGAAAAGCTTACCAGACCTTGACCAGCTCGTCGGCGTCGGTCCACTCACGGTTCTGCTTCAGAGCCGTCTCCTTCAGCGTCAGCTTGCCGTCGTAGCAGGTCATGCCAAGACGCAGCAGGCGGTTATCCTCCATGGCCTTCTTAAAGCCCTTATCCGCCATCTGCAGCAGGTAGGGCAGGGTGGCGTTGGCCAGCGTCACGGAAGCGGTCTGGGAGAAAGCGGAGGGGATGTTGTCCACGCAGTAGTGCATCACGCCGTCCACATAGTAGATAGGATCGTCATGGGTGGTATCCCGGCAGGTCTCGATGGCGCCGTTCTCGTCGCAGGCCACGTCCACGATCATGGCACCGGGCTTCATCAGCTTCAGGTCCTCACGATAGACAATGTGGTCCTTGCGGTCCTTGGCCCACAGGATGCCGTTGATGATGACGTCGGACTCCCGCAGGCACTTCTCCAGATTGCTGCGGTTGGAGATCATGTAGGTGATGTTGGCGGGGGAGGTCTTCTTGGCGGCCAGCATGGTGTTCATGTTGACATCCAGAATACGCACCTCGTTGCCGAAGGCGGCAGCCAGCTCAGCAGCGCCGGTACCTACCACGCCGCAGCCCAGCATGGTGATGATGGGGGTCTCCACGCCGGTGACGTTGGCCAGCAGCTTGCCGGGGCCGCCGTTGACGGACTGGGCAAAGTGCAGGGCTGCCAGGAAGCCGCCCTTACCGGCCAGCTCGCTCATGGGGCGCAGCAGGGGGAACTTGCCCTCCTCGTCCTGCACATCCTCATAGGCCACGGCGGAGACGTGGCTGCCCAGCAGGGTGTCCGTCTCGTCGGGGTGAGCGTTGGAGTGGATATAGGTGAAGAGGATCTTGTCC
The genomic region above belongs to Vescimonas coprocola and contains:
- a CDS encoding Na+/H+ antiporter NhaC family protein, producing the protein MDNYGILSLAPALIAVILAFITREALFSILCGVLVGLLITGQDLLFGFTGIIQSALGNADFIWVIGIEVFIGIMVAFFQKSGAIEAVANKLNEKLHITPRIAQIMGAALGVLVFFSDYFSPLFVGNVMRPITDKAKVSREKLAWLCDCTSAPVCITLPFTSWGVYVAGLVVGFGTFATAEAGQDAVIHSIPFQLYGILTIVMIFLVALGFLPDYGPMKKAEERARTTGKVVADGSTPMLSRELDNIKPKEGFKSNIILHFLIPALIVIAVTIGTYVIMGSAKTLEAFVLAVVYQAIVLLIQKAFNIREMIQVATEGIKSVVSAMLILSLAYCINAISKTLGTSNYVISVTESWMTPVTLLALTFAVCAFMSFFTGTSWGVYAIMIPIAMPLAFNMAGGEATNLVYATIAAVMGGGCFGDHCSPLSDTTILSSLGAGSDHVDHVKTQMPYALTVAVITCIGYIIIGICL
- a CDS encoding alanine dehydrogenase: MVIGVLKEIKGNEYRVAAVPATVHEIVRHGHTVYVETGAGVGSGFSDAQYEAAGAIVADTNTVWEKADLYYKVKELFPQEFKWMNKDKILFTYIHSNAHPDETDTLLGSHVSAVAYEDVQDEEGKFPLLRPMSELAGKGGFLAALHFAQSVNGGPGKLLANVTGVETPIITMLGCGVVGTGAAELAAAFGNEVRILDVNMNTMLAAKKTSPANITYMISNRSNLEKCLRESDVIINGILWAKDRKDHIVYREDLKLMKPGAMIVDVACDENGAIETCRDTTHDDPIYYVDGVMHYCVDNIPSAFSQTASVTLANATLPYLLQMADKGFKKAMEDNRLLRLGMTCYDGKLTLKETALKQNREWTDADELVKVW